The Bacillota bacterium genome contains a region encoding:
- a CDS encoding pyruvate, water dikinase regulatory protein, with translation MNFITDKPIVYIVSDSIGDTAEFVVKAVASQFDSGKVEMRRVPFVEDKNQVYQVIKDAAESNAIVAYTLVVPELRQAMEEESRLYNICTADILGSLMNAFSCITAKEPRSEPGRVRKLDEDYFKRVAAVEFAVKHDDGKDPRGLLQADVVLIGISRTSKTPLSMYLAHQRIKVANLPLVPEVEPPEELFWIPSDKIIGLIINPDQLQQIRRERLKSLGLEDDANYVSGERIEEELAYAQRIMKKLGCTVFDVSNKAVEEVANRIIQIIRGGHK, from the coding sequence ATGAATTTTATTACTGACAAGCCGATTGTCTATATCGTATCGGACTCAATCGGTGATACCGCCGAGTTTGTAGTCAAAGCTGTTGCCAGCCAGTTTGATTCAGGTAAAGTGGAAATGCGCAGGGTCCCTTTTGTTGAGGATAAAAACCAGGTTTACCAGGTTATTAAGGATGCCGCCGAGAGCAATGCCATTGTTGCCTATACCCTGGTCGTTCCTGAACTACGGCAGGCTATGGAAGAAGAATCCAGACTTTATAATATCTGCACTGCGGATATTCTCGGTTCATTAATGAATGCTTTCAGTTGCATTACGGCGAAAGAACCGCGAAGTGAACCAGGACGGGTCAGAAAGCTTGATGAAGATTATTTCAAAAGAGTGGCCGCTGTGGAATTCGCCGTTAAACATGACGATGGCAAAGATCCACGGGGGCTGCTTCAGGCGGATGTTGTTTTGATCGGGATATCCCGAACATCAAAAACTCCGCTCAGCATGTATCTCGCCCACCAGAGAATAAAGGTTGCCAACCTGCCTCTTGTACCGGAGGTCGAGCCTCCGGAAGAACTCTTCTGGATTCCCAGCGATAAAATTATAGGCCTGATCATCAACCCCGATCAGCTCCAGCAGATCAGGCGGGAACGGCTCAAATCACTGGGGCTTGAGGATGACGCCAATTATGTTTCTGGTGAACGGATCGAGGAAGAGCTGGCATATGCCCAACGCATTATGAAAAAACTTGGCTGTACTGTTTTTGATGTTTCCAACAAAGCTGTTGAAGAAGTTGCCAACAGGATTATCCAGATTATCAGGGGAGGTCATAAATAA
- the glyS gene encoding glycine--tRNA ligase subunit beta, whose amino-acid sequence MTKTADLLFEIGCEEIPSRFMAGALEQLKTEAAALLADNRLEHGDIETWGTPRRLVMVVGNLETAQPDLVETVKGPPLDRAYDEDGKPTKALTGFMQGQGVSIDQVGEEVIKNARYVVIQKEIAGRPTANLLTLLLPRLIQKLNFPRPMYWQGKDIRFARPIRWLLALYDNREIHFEYAGVTSGKFTLGHRFLTKEPLKINDIESYFKTLEENFVVVSQDKRREIIRKQLEQKAAEKGGKALIDPDLLEEVIHLVEYPVAVDGYFDEAYLDLPQEVLITTMQHHQRYFPILEEDGSGLLPYFVGISNNRFHENIRKGYAKVLQARLADARFFFNEDRKQALEDYVEQLSSVIFLESLGTLDQKRDRLVQLTEKLGKALSLPRDQIEAAQRAAHLCKADLVTSLVKEFTELQGVMGREYARLSGETEEVAVSIYEHYLPRFSGDDIPAGMVGALVSLADRIDTLAGCFAIGIQPTGSQDPYALRRQAQGAVSIMLGKKLDLSIADFIGIALNNLTGTLNLTPKQVDEISGNLTDFITQRIRFALQEQGITFDVIEAVLAVPFNSIYEMFNRAVVLDEYVKGPLLDDVVIAYNRVANLAGKTSGGVINENLFVDDTERELYHSMLAVETAIEGNGDTAHSLEELQTLKPSIDNLFDSVMIMVEDRAIRDNRLNLLARIKALFNRVADFSRLQTP is encoded by the coding sequence ATGACAAAAACAGCCGACCTTTTATTTGAAATAGGCTGCGAAGAGATTCCATCCCGTTTTATGGCCGGTGCTCTTGAACAGCTTAAGACTGAAGCGGCAGCGCTGCTTGCAGATAATCGCCTGGAACATGGGGATATCGAGACCTGGGGCACCCCGCGAAGACTGGTTATGGTAGTCGGAAATCTCGAAACGGCACAGCCTGATCTGGTTGAAACTGTCAAGGGGCCACCTTTAGACAGGGCTTATGATGAAGATGGCAAACCGACAAAAGCGCTCACCGGCTTTATGCAGGGTCAGGGTGTTTCCATTGATCAGGTTGGGGAAGAGGTTATAAAAAATGCCCGCTATGTAGTAATTCAAAAAGAAATTGCCGGCCGGCCTACAGCCAACCTACTAACCCTGCTGCTGCCCAGGTTGATTCAAAAACTAAATTTTCCACGGCCCATGTACTGGCAAGGTAAAGATATTCGGTTTGCCCGTCCGATTCGCTGGCTTTTGGCGCTGTACGACAACCGGGAAATTCACTTTGAATATGCCGGAGTTACTTCCGGTAAATTCACATTAGGTCATCGTTTTCTGACAAAGGAACCTCTGAAGATTAACGATATAGAAAGCTATTTTAAAACCCTGGAAGAGAACTTCGTTGTGGTCAGCCAGGATAAACGACGTGAAATTATCCGTAAACAGCTTGAACAGAAAGCTGCCGAAAAAGGTGGAAAAGCCTTGATCGATCCCGATCTTCTGGAAGAGGTTATTCATCTGGTTGAATATCCGGTAGCCGTTGATGGCTATTTTGATGAAGCTTATCTCGATCTACCGCAGGAAGTGCTCATAACCACCATGCAGCATCATCAGAGGTATTTCCCCATTTTGGAAGAAGACGGTTCGGGTTTATTGCCCTATTTTGTTGGAATCAGCAATAATCGGTTTCATGAAAATATCAGGAAAGGTTATGCCAAGGTACTGCAGGCCAGGCTTGCTGATGCCCGCTTTTTCTTTAATGAAGACCGTAAACAGGCCCTGGAAGACTATGTGGAGCAGCTTTCCAGTGTAATATTTTTGGAGTCCCTGGGTACTCTCGATCAGAAGCGGGATCGTTTGGTACAGCTAACTGAAAAGCTCGGAAAAGCTTTGAGCCTTCCCCGGGATCAAATAGAAGCTGCCCAAAGAGCCGCTCATCTCTGCAAAGCAGATCTGGTAACCAGCCTGGTCAAGGAGTTTACCGAATTGCAGGGTGTAATGGGAAGGGAATATGCCCGATTGAGCGGTGAAACAGAAGAAGTAGCTGTGAGTATATATGAGCATTATCTTCCACGGTTCAGCGGTGATGATATACCAGCCGGCATGGTAGGAGCTCTGGTTTCGCTGGCTGATCGCATTGACACCCTGGCCGGATGCTTTGCCATCGGGATACAGCCTACAGGATCCCAGGACCCTTATGCCCTGAGGCGTCAGGCTCAGGGGGCAGTTTCAATCATGCTCGGCAAGAAATTAGATCTTTCTATTGCAGATTTCATCGGGATCGCTTTGAATAACCTGACCGGGACTTTGAATCTAACCCCGAAGCAGGTAGATGAAATCAGCGGAAACCTGACCGATTTTATTACTCAGCGGATCAGATTTGCCCTGCAGGAACAGGGTATTACTTTTGATGTCATTGAAGCAGTACTTGCAGTTCCCTTCAATTCAATTTACGAAATGTTTAACCGGGCAGTAGTTTTGGATGAATATGTTAAAGGTCCGCTGCTTGATGATGTTGTCATTGCCTATAATCGTGTTGCCAATCTGGCCGGAAAAACTTCCGGTGGAGTAATTAATGAGAATCTATTCGTTGATGATACGGAGAGAGAACTTTATCACAGCATGCTGGCTGTGGAAACAGCAATTGAAGGGAACGGGGATACTGCTCACAGTTTGGAAGAACTGCAGACTTTGAAACCGTCAATTGATAATTTGTTTGACAGCGTAATGATTATGGTCGAGGATAGGGCCATAAGGGACAACAGACTAAACCTGTTAGCGAGGATAAAAGCTCTATTCAACCGGGTTGCTGATTTTTCCCGGTTGCAAACTCCTTAA
- the glyQ gene encoding glycine--tRNA ligase subunit alpha — protein sequence MDLQTIMIKLQEFWASRGCLIWQPYDVEKGAGTMNPATFLKSMGPEPWSVAYVEPSRRPADGRYGENPNRLYQHLQYQVIIKPAPPDIQQQYLDSLAYLGLDPLEHDIRFVEDNWEAPTLGAWGLGWEIWLDGMEITQFTYFQQVGGFDVEQVPVELTYGLERIAMYLQDCDNVFDLIWTGNITYGEVFQRVEWEQSSYSFDYADRDLLFKLFSDYEAEAKRLLELNLVYPAYDYILKCSHTFNNLDARGAIGVSERAAYIGRVRTLARMCAECYLKQREDAGYPLLAKGGMTK from the coding sequence ATGGATCTACAAACGATTATGATCAAACTTCAGGAGTTCTGGGCTTCGAGAGGGTGCCTGATCTGGCAGCCCTATGATGTGGAAAAAGGGGCGGGGACAATGAACCCGGCAACCTTTCTTAAATCAATGGGTCCCGAACCCTGGTCTGTTGCCTATGTTGAACCATCAAGGCGTCCGGCAGATGGAAGGTACGGAGAAAACCCCAACAGGTTATACCAGCACCTCCAATACCAGGTAATAATCAAACCGGCGCCACCGGACATTCAACAGCAGTATCTGGACAGTCTGGCCTATTTAGGCCTTGATCCGCTGGAGCATGATATCCGCTTTGTTGAAGATAACTGGGAAGCGCCTACCCTGGGAGCCTGGGGCCTGGGCTGGGAAATATGGCTGGACGGGATGGAGATAACCCAGTTTACCTATTTCCAACAGGTTGGCGGGTTCGATGTTGAGCAGGTTCCGGTTGAACTGACTTACGGCCTGGAAAGAATAGCGATGTATTTACAGGATTGCGATAATGTTTTTGATCTTATCTGGACCGGCAATATTACCTATGGAGAGGTTTTTCAACGGGTGGAATGGGAACAGTCGAGCTACAGCTTTGATTATGCAGATCGCGATCTGCTCTTTAAATTATTTTCAGATTATGAAGCTGAAGCAAAGAGGCTGCTCGAGTTGAACCTGGTTTACCCCGCTTACGATTATATATTGAAATGTTCTCATACATTTAACAACCTTGACGCCAGGGGTGCGATCGGTGTAAGTGAGAGAGCGGCATATATCGGCCGGGTGAGAACGCTGGCCAGGATGTGTGCAGAGTGCTATCTTAAACAACGTGAAGATGCGGGCTACCCGCTGCTGGCCAAAGGAGGAATGACGAAATGA
- the gcvPB gene encoding aminomethyl-transferring glycine dehydrogenase subunit GcvPB: protein MKNTDRSKRLRAYHAAMWDEPIIMEMGSPGERGILVPEAEPGVKEFVGDPSGLIPTGLRRKKSPALPELGQMQVLRHYLRLSQETIGADLAIDFGQGTCTMKYSPKAHETFVRNHKLAELHPYQDDRTLQGILELTHSLESYLKELSGMDKFSFQAGSGSQAIYANAAVIRAYHREKGENSRDEVITTILSHPGNAGAASTAGYKVITLMPDESGLPDLEALKASVSGKTAALFITNPEDTGIFNERIREYTDLVHSAGGLCCYDHANANGLMGIVRARDMGFDLCHYNLHKSFSSPHGSHGPGAGAQGVVDKLAKFLPLPTVEFDGEKYFLDYNRPDSIGKLRKFHGVPPVFVRAYAFIRSLGADGLKMAALLSILNNNYLLAKLLDIPGLSCPMGEGRQRIEQARLSWIDLKDKTGVGTDDINRRILDYGLQTYFTSHHPRIIPEPFTPEPPESYSKDDLDEYAAIIRQVAGEACNNPDLVLNAPHNCPIGQIDPDPLVNAEKFASTWRAYRKNQGKPKN from the coding sequence ATGAAAAACACCGATAGAAGCAAGAGGTTGAGAGCTTACCATGCAGCCATGTGGGATGAACCGATAATAATGGAGATGGGCTCTCCCGGGGAGCGCGGTATTCTGGTACCCGAAGCGGAACCCGGGGTTAAAGAATTTGTCGGGGATCCTTCAGGACTTATACCGACCGGGTTAAGACGAAAAAAATCACCTGCTTTGCCTGAGCTGGGGCAGATGCAGGTGTTGAGACATTATTTGCGGCTTTCACAGGAAACAATCGGGGCCGATCTGGCTATCGATTTCGGCCAGGGAACCTGCACTATGAAGTACAGCCCCAAAGCACATGAAACATTTGTCCGCAATCATAAGTTAGCCGAACTGCATCCATACCAGGATGATCGGACCCTACAGGGAATTTTGGAATTAACCCATAGTTTGGAATCATACCTGAAAGAGCTATCTGGTATGGATAAGTTTTCCTTCCAGGCAGGGTCAGGCTCTCAGGCGATCTATGCCAATGCCGCAGTGATCAGGGCCTATCACCGGGAAAAAGGGGAAAACTCCAGAGACGAGGTTATCACAACCATTCTATCTCATCCCGGTAATGCCGGGGCTGCCAGTACAGCAGGATATAAAGTAATTACTCTTATGCCGGATGAAAGCGGTTTACCCGACCTGGAAGCGCTTAAGGCCTCGGTTTCAGGTAAAACTGCGGCACTTTTCATTACAAACCCCGAAGATACAGGCATATTTAATGAACGGATCAGAGAATACACCGATCTGGTTCATTCGGCTGGGGGGCTCTGCTGTTATGACCATGCCAATGCAAACGGCCTGATGGGAATTGTCAGAGCCAGGGATATGGGTTTTGATTTATGTCATTACAACCTGCATAAGTCTTTCTCATCACCTCACGGCAGCCATGGGCCGGGTGCCGGCGCACAGGGAGTGGTTGATAAACTGGCAAAATTCCTCCCTCTCCCGACCGTTGAATTTGACGGCGAAAAATACTTCCTCGACTATAACCGGCCGGATTCTATCGGGAAACTGAGAAAGTTTCATGGGGTTCCTCCCGTTTTCGTCAGGGCTTATGCTTTCATCAGAAGCCTTGGTGCTGATGGTTTGAAAATGGCAGCGCTGCTTTCAATCTTGAATAACAACTACCTGTTGGCGAAGCTGCTTGATATTCCGGGCCTTAGCTGTCCCATGGGTGAGGGCCGGCAGAGAATAGAGCAGGCCAGGTTAAGCTGGATCGATCTGAAGGATAAAACCGGGGTGGGAACTGATGATATTAATCGCCGCATTCTGGACTATGGCCTGCAAACATATTTCACGAGTCATCATCCGCGAATCATTCCTGAGCCATTCACCCCCGAGCCGCCTGAGTCGTATTCGAAAGATGACCTGGATGAGTACGCCGCAATCATCAGACAGGTTGCGGGCGAAGCCTGTAACAATCCAGATCTGGTTCTTAATGCACCCCATAATTGCCCAATTGGCCAGATTGATCCGGATCCTCTGGTTAATGCTGAGAAGTTTGCTTCAACCTGGAGAGCCTACAGGAAAAATCAGGGAAAACCCAAAAATTAG
- the gcvPA gene encoding aminomethyl-transferring glycine dehydrogenase subunit GcvPA yields the protein MEIKPGSKSHPYMPTSVPATRDEMLETLGLEKLEDLIKVIPEALIYKGHLDIPGPLNAEADLKQHVDGILDKNISCSNYLSFLGAGCYRHYVPAVCDEINSRSEFLTAYVGDTYSDHGKFQAFFEFCSMMAELLDMDVVSYPTFDGGQAVCSALRMAMRITGKRELLLPRTMNPEILSQAVDYCGKDAVIKLVNYDSETGQLDIEDLERNATDQTAAVFFENPSYLGFLEEKGREIINIAHKKNALSIVYTDPISLGILEPPSSYGADLVCGDIQPLGIHMHFGGGCAGFIASRDEERIINEYPTYLIGLAETKNGRGFGWGRALNWRTSHGSREKGKEYMGTAAGLWAITAAVYLALMGPQGMKEIGETIISRTYYAKEFLASIGGINTTSFKSLSFKEFPVNFDSTGLSVKEINTRLLEYEIFGGKDLSSEFPELGQTALYCITEMITETDIKKLAEALKSIVTRNRGKA from the coding sequence TTGGAAATTAAACCCGGCTCAAAAAGTCATCCTTACATGCCGACCAGTGTGCCTGCTACAAGGGATGAGATGCTTGAAACCCTTGGCCTGGAAAAACTGGAAGATTTAATAAAAGTTATTCCGGAAGCTCTTATCTATAAAGGTCATTTGGACATACCCGGGCCTTTAAATGCAGAAGCAGACCTGAAACAGCACGTTGACGGTATACTTGATAAAAATATTTCCTGCTCGAATTATTTAAGTTTTTTGGGGGCCGGATGCTACCGGCATTATGTCCCTGCAGTCTGCGACGAAATTAACAGCAGGTCCGAGTTTTTGACTGCCTATGTTGGTGATACCTACTCTGATCATGGCAAATTTCAGGCTTTCTTTGAATTTTGCAGTATGATGGCCGAACTGCTAGATATGGACGTGGTTAGTTACCCAACATTTGACGGCGGCCAGGCGGTATGTTCTGCATTAAGGATGGCCATGAGGATAACCGGAAAGCGGGAATTGCTCTTGCCGCGGACCATGAATCCTGAAATACTCTCCCAGGCCGTTGATTACTGTGGAAAAGATGCTGTAATTAAACTGGTTAACTATGATTCTGAAACAGGACAGCTCGACATTGAGGATCTGGAAAGAAATGCAACTGATCAAACAGCAGCAGTATTTTTCGAAAACCCTTCTTATCTCGGTTTTCTGGAAGAGAAGGGCAGGGAAATAATTAATATTGCCCATAAAAAAAATGCCTTAAGTATAGTTTACACCGATCCGATTTCACTTGGAATTCTGGAGCCTCCTTCTTCTTATGGAGCCGATCTGGTATGTGGCGATATTCAACCTTTAGGTATTCATATGCACTTTGGCGGCGGTTGTGCCGGTTTTATTGCTTCCCGTGACGAAGAACGCATTATCAACGAATATCCCACCTACCTGATCGGGCTTGCGGAGACCAAAAATGGTCGGGGTTTCGGTTGGGGCCGGGCCCTTAACTGGCGTACTTCTCATGGCAGCAGGGAGAAGGGTAAAGAATATATGGGAACGGCAGCAGGCCTCTGGGCGATTACAGCTGCTGTTTACCTTGCTTTGATGGGGCCGCAGGGAATGAAAGAAATCGGAGAGACAATCATCAGCCGGACATACTATGCAAAAGAGTTTCTTGCCAGTATCGGTGGAATCAATACCACATCCTTCAAGTCATTATCTTTCAAAGAATTTCCTGTTAATTTTGATTCCACCGGTTTGAGTGTAAAGGAGATCAATACCAGACTACTTGAGTATGAAATTTTTGGAGGAAAAGATCTTTCATCTGAATTTCCTGAATTGGGTCAGACAGCACTTTATTGTATAACTGAGATGATCACCGAAACGGATATCAAGAAACTGGCCGAAGCCCTGAAGTCTATTGTTACCCGGAACAGGGGGAAGGCCTGA
- a CDS encoding flavodoxin family protein — protein sequence MKIGLVYYSQSGNTRQVAGKIKDKLVDSGHEVTLDEITITGKSPAQPRQFQLNHVPAVEGYEAVIFGAPVQAFSLNPAMIAYMSQLPSLSGKKVACFVTKQLPLLFVGGTGAIARMKKEVESRGANLVGTDIVVWAESKRDKTTKQCIENMGKYF from the coding sequence ATGAAAATTGGTTTGGTTTATTATTCACAATCAGGGAATACGAGGCAGGTAGCAGGAAAAATTAAAGATAAGCTGGTAGATTCCGGTCATGAAGTTACCCTTGATGAAATCACCATCACCGGTAAAAGCCCGGCCCAGCCGAGACAGTTTCAGTTAAACCATGTACCGGCGGTTGAAGGCTACGAAGCCGTTATATTCGGTGCTCCGGTCCAGGCATTTTCATTAAATCCGGCAATGATTGCCTATATGAGTCAGCTTCCGTCGTTAAGCGGCAAAAAGGTTGCCTGTTTCGTAACCAAGCAGCTTCCCCTGCTCTTCGTCGGCGGAACGGGTGCTATCGCCAGGATGAAAAAAGAAGTTGAATCAAGGGGAGCCAATTTAGTCGGAACAGATATTGTCGTCTGGGCAGAATCAAAAAGAGATAAGACAACCAAACAATGTATCGAAAATATGGGCAAGTATTTTTAA
- a CDS encoding 4Fe-4S binding protein, which yields MTRQKIRRTVIFISFLFFPITIYFLSPVLVLMGAYEGIIAGSLVIFILMFFTSMLVGRLFCSWLCPGGGLQEACFYISGKPARGGKANLIKYFIWVPWLILMVIMLFRSGSIPQVDMLFHIPGGISVSQPGDYFVYYFFVGLILVLSLAAGKRAFCHYVCWMAPFMIIGTKIKSLRFWPSLHLSANPDSCNDCKRCNKVCPMSLDVNYLVKSGIEDDSECILCGSCIDNCPQSSIKYKFLYQNGN from the coding sequence ATGACCAGGCAAAAAATCAGACGGACCGTTATCTTTATCTCTTTTCTCTTTTTCCCCATCACCATTTATTTTTTATCCCCGGTACTGGTTCTTATGGGTGCCTATGAAGGTATAATTGCCGGCAGCCTGGTTATTTTTATTTTGATGTTTTTTACATCAATGCTTGTCGGGCGCCTCTTCTGCAGTTGGTTATGTCCGGGTGGAGGACTTCAGGAAGCCTGTTTTTATATATCGGGAAAACCGGCTCGCGGAGGAAAAGCGAACTTAATTAAATACTTCATCTGGGTCCCCTGGTTGATTCTGATGGTCATCATGCTGTTCAGAAGCGGCAGCATTCCGCAAGTTGATATGTTATTCCATATACCGGGAGGAATATCTGTCTCCCAACCCGGCGATTACTTTGTTTATTACTTCTTCGTCGGTCTTATCCTGGTTCTATCTTTAGCGGCGGGCAAACGGGCTTTTTGCCACTACGTGTGTTGGATGGCCCCTTTTATGATCATCGGGACAAAGATAAAAAGCCTTCGCTTTTGGCCATCCCTTCACCTTTCAGCCAATCCGGATTCATGCAATGACTGTAAGCGGTGTAACAAGGTATGCCCGATGAGTCTTGATGTTAATTATTTGGTTAAATCGGGAATAGAAGATGATAGTGAATGCATATTATGTGGTTCATGTATTGATAACTGCCCGCAGAGCTCAATTAAGTATAAGTTTCTTTACCAGAATGGGAATTAA
- the recO gene encoding DNA repair protein RecO: MRERLFKADGLVLKTRILGEADRLITILTEQEGKLEALAKGARKIKSRLAAGVDLFTYGHYTFHQGKTWPIITGQEAIERFLWFRNDPDLYPYGLYLAELTDRLLSGEESCPDIFHLLFDAWTALGEDVDRDLICRAFELKLFYFSGYNPNLQCCQNCGVEKTSSFSPRQGGMLCSLCCGVDAISIEPGTLALAKRLIESSLSQVKLIRPSVRQQEELNRITTSFINYHLDLGEIKSRRLLQDMLKSER; the protein is encoded by the coding sequence TTGAGAGAGCGTTTATTTAAAGCAGATGGCCTTGTATTAAAAACCAGGATATTAGGTGAAGCTGATCGTTTAATAACTATCCTGACTGAACAGGAAGGAAAACTGGAAGCTCTGGCTAAGGGTGCACGAAAAATTAAGAGTCGTTTGGCAGCCGGGGTCGATCTATTTACATACGGACATTATACTTTCCACCAGGGTAAAACCTGGCCGATCATAACCGGTCAGGAAGCAATTGAAAGATTCCTCTGGTTTCGCAATGACCCCGATTTATATCCCTACGGTCTTTACCTGGCAGAGTTAACTGACCGGCTTCTGTCGGGTGAGGAATCATGCCCTGATATATTTCATCTGCTCTTCGATGCCTGGACGGCTTTGGGTGAAGATGTTGATCGTGATCTTATATGCAGAGCTTTTGAATTAAAACTATTCTACTTTTCCGGGTATAACCCTAATTTACAATGCTGCCAGAACTGCGGTGTGGAGAAAACTTCATCCTTCAGTCCCAGGCAGGGGGGGATGCTTTGCTCTCTTTGTTGTGGCGTCGATGCCATATCGATTGAGCCGGGAACTCTTGCCCTGGCGAAACGGCTAATTGAAAGTTCTCTGTCACAGGTGAAGTTGATCAGGCCATCAGTTCGCCAGCAAGAAGAGCTTAACAGAATAACAACTTCATTTATAAATTATCATCTTGACCTGGGAGAAATAAAATCGAGAAGATTACTTCAGGATATGCTGAAAAGCGAAAGGTAA
- the era gene encoding GTPase Era codes for MHRSGFVALIGRPNVGKSTLLNALVGEKVSIISDRPQTTRNQIRAILTRSDAQVIYIDTPGLHKPKHLLGDSMVHMARATMQEVDLIYFIVEGNEAPGAGDRYIADILVATDSPVYLVINKTDLTSPEKVNSNGELYKKLLSFKATFKLSALKGLDLEPLIESTIGLFPEGPQYYPPDMISDQPERFIAAEIIREKIIKLTRQEIPFSVAVVVEEMRPRESGNLLDIRAEIYVERKSQVGIVVGKGGLLLREVGIQARQELEAILGQHIFLDLRVKVKREWRNREDELRRLGYR; via the coding sequence ATGCATCGTTCCGGATTTGTTGCACTGATTGGCCGTCCCAACGTGGGCAAATCAACCTTATTGAACGCCCTGGTAGGGGAAAAAGTTTCGATTATTTCTGATCGTCCGCAGACGACCCGGAACCAGATACGCGCTATTTTGACCAGATCTGACGCTCAGGTGATTTATATAGATACTCCAGGTCTGCACAAACCGAAGCACCTGCTGGGCGATTCAATGGTTCACATGGCCAGAGCGACCATGCAGGAAGTGGACCTTATTTATTTTATTGTTGAAGGCAATGAAGCACCTGGTGCAGGGGATCGATATATTGCTGATATTTTGGTAGCGACTGACAGCCCTGTATACCTGGTGATCAATAAAACGGACCTCACATCGCCTGAAAAAGTAAATTCCAACGGTGAACTCTACAAAAAGCTGCTTTCCTTTAAAGCCACATTCAAACTTTCTGCCCTGAAAGGGTTGGATCTCGAGCCGTTGATCGAATCTACAATTGGTCTCTTTCCTGAAGGACCTCAGTACTATCCACCGGATATGATATCGGATCAACCTGAACGATTTATTGCCGCAGAGATAATCAGGGAAAAAATTATTAAACTAACCAGGCAGGAAATCCCTTTTTCAGTTGCCGTGGTAGTTGAAGAGATGAGACCCCGTGAATCGGGCAATTTACTTGATATCCGGGCGGAAATATATGTTGAACGCAAGTCGCAGGTTGGGATTGTTGTCGGCAAGGGAGGTTTGCTGCTCAGGGAGGTTGGAATTCAGGCCAGGCAGGAATTGGAAGCTATCCTGGGGCAGCATATTTTTCTTGATTTGAGGGTTAAAGTTAAGCGCGAATGGCGCAATCGGGAAGATGAATTGCGCAGGTTAGGATACCGGTAG
- the cdd gene encoding cytidine deaminase, with product MTAKSLLTIARAARLKAYAPYSQFAVGAALLTEEGAVVTGANIENASYGLTVCAERVAVWNALHAGYRKFKSIAVIADSKPPPSPCGACRQVLWELAGNIDVYMGNLEDNSIVMSLSELLPVPFGSEKWIENPVNYLDPGEEETWRLPILFHPVGYVVNEYSEPSAIPKNYREKLSSIVIDREMKEGLYRLDEEEQLIIIAYLHRVGDYILKDKRSGRGNETYGVFACRTPSRPNALAQSTVELITVRENVITVKGLDLINGTPVLDIKTVLPGN from the coding sequence TTGACAGCAAAATCTTTACTGACAATAGCAAGAGCGGCACGACTTAAAGCTTATGCCCCTTATTCACAATTTGCTGTGGGGGCTGCTCTGTTAACTGAAGAAGGGGCAGTAGTTACCGGGGCAAATATTGAAAATGCTTCGTACGGATTAACAGTCTGTGCGGAAAGAGTTGCTGTCTGGAATGCTCTTCATGCCGGTTACAGAAAATTTAAAAGTATTGCGGTTATAGCAGATTCTAAACCGCCTCCCAGTCCCTGTGGTGCCTGTCGGCAGGTTCTCTGGGAATTGGCTGGAAATATAGATGTATACATGGGTAATCTTGAAGATAATTCAATTGTAATGTCTCTTTCGGAGCTTTTACCCGTACCGTTCGGTTCCGAAAAATGGATTGAGAATCCCGTTAATTATCTGGATCCCGGAGAGGAAGAAACATGGCGCCTGCCGATTCTTTTTCATCCGGTAGGATACGTGGTAAACGAATATAGCGAACCCTCAGCTATACCAAAGAACTATAGGGAGAAACTGTCCAGTATAGTAATTGACAGGGAAATGAAAGAGGGTCTCTACAGGCTTGATGAAGAAGAACAGCTGATCATTATCGCTTACCTGCACCGGGTCGGCGACTATATCCTGAAGGATAAGCGCAGTGGCCGGGGCAATGAAACATATGGAGTATTTGCCTGTCGAACTCCATCCCGGCCTAATGCTCTGGCCCAGTCAACAGTTGAACTGATCACAGTCAGGGAAAATGTTATTACGGTAAAAGGGCTTGACCTGATTAATGGTACTCCGGTGCTCGATATTAAAACGGTTTTACCGGGCAATTGA